The genomic segment TATAGTAAAGGAAGAGGTATAAATGGACAGATATGAGTTTAAAGTTGATGAAAGTTCAGTTGGTACAAGATTAGATGTTTTTGTTTCTAGTAAGTTTGAAAATAAATCTAGAGCGTATATTCAAGGAATAATTGAAGGTGAAAATGCGGCTGTTAATGAAAAATGCAGAAAAAGTAATTATAAATTAAAACTAGATGAATTAATTACATTAGGTATTCCAGATCCCGTAGAGTTAGACGTAAAAGCCGAAGAAATACACTTGGACGTTTTATATGAAGATAGTGACGTAATTGTGATTAATAAACCACAGGATATGGTTGTTCACCCTGCACCAGGCAATTATAGTGGTACCTTGGTTAATGCACTCTTAAATCATTGCACAGATCTATCAGGCATCAATGGTGTGCTTAGACCAGGGATAGTTCATAGGATTGATAAGGACACATCTGGAGCATTAGTGGTAGCTAAAAATGATAACGCCCATAATTCTCTTGCCGCACAACTTAAAGATCATTCAATGACAAGAAGTTATTTAGCTCTTGTAGAAGGTATAATTAAAAGTGATGTAGGCACAATAGATGAACCGATCGG from the Clostridium sp. CM027 genome contains:
- a CDS encoding RluA family pseudouridine synthase; the encoded protein is MDRYEFKVDESSVGTRLDVFVSSKFENKSRAYIQGIIEGENAAVNEKCRKSNYKLKLDELITLGIPDPVELDVKAEEIHLDVLYEDSDVIVINKPQDMVVHPAPGNYSGTLVNALLNHCTDLSGINGVLRPGIVHRIDKDTSGALVVAKNDNAHNSLAAQLKDHSMTRSYLALVEGIIKSDVGTIDEPIGRHPKDRIKMAVVESGKKAVTHFKVIERFDSNTLVECNLETGRTHQIRVHMARIGHPLVGDLIYGYKKQSFNLKGQALHAKKLGFIHPSTNEYMEFISPLPSYFEKLITKLKNS